A window of Chitinophagales bacterium contains these coding sequences:
- a CDS encoding 6-carboxytetrahydropterin synthase has protein sequence MVYLTRIEHFNAAHKLFNPNWSLEKNEEVFGKCANANWHGHNFELYVTIKGSPDPDTGFIFDAKKLSKIINEHIIEKLDHRNLNEDVDFMQGKMCSIENLVMGIWTELEPHLPASVQLHCLKLIETPKIFVEYYGG, from the coding sequence ATGGTATACCTGACAAGAATTGAACATTTTAATGCGGCTCATAAGTTGTTCAACCCCAACTGGAGCCTGGAGAAGAATGAGGAGGTATTTGGCAAATGTGCCAATGCCAACTGGCATGGACATAATTTCGAATTGTACGTTACCATTAAAGGGAGCCCCGACCCCGATACCGGATTCATCTTCGACGCCAAAAAACTCAGCAAGATCATCAATGAGCACATCATCGAAAAGCTGGATCACCGCAACCTCAATGAGGATGTAGATTTCATGCAGGGAAAAATGTGCTCTATCGAAAATCTGGTCATGGGTATCTGGACAGAACTCGAGCCCCACCTGCCAGCATCCGTTCAACTCCATTGCCTCAAACTGATTGAAACACCAAAGATATTTGTGGAGTATTATGGGGGGTAG